A stretch of the Poseidonibacter antarcticus genome encodes the following:
- the yihA gene encoding ribosome biogenesis GTP-binding protein YihA/YsxC translates to MRIVEANFMESAQSIQDSPSPDKAEVAFLGRSNVGKSSLLNTLTNRKGLAKSSSTPGKTQLINYFNIKFKTDKEDLPFLYGRFVDLPGFGYAKVSKSLKRDWNSNLTGYLEKRPCLQIFVHLIDARHTDLAIDKNVDEFLNTIKRGDQLIINAFTKIDKLKKNDLQKLKRENPDGIFISNLKKQGVIDLQNKITEYLFGN, encoded by the coding sequence ATGAGAATAGTTGAAGCAAATTTTATGGAATCAGCTCAAAGCATACAAGATTCACCAAGTCCTGATAAAGCTGAAGTAGCTTTTTTAGGTAGATCAAATGTAGGTAAATCATCATTATTAAATACATTAACAAATAGAAAAGGTTTAGCAAAGTCCTCTTCTACCCCTGGTAAAACACAGTTAATTAATTATTTTAATATAAAATTTAAAACAGATAAAGAAGATTTACCATTTTTATATGGAAGATTTGTAGATTTACCTGGTTTTGGTTATGCAAAGGTATCAAAAAGTTTGAAAAGGGATTGGAATAGTAATTTAACTGGGTATTTAGAAAAAAGACCTTGTTTACAAATTTTTGTACATTTAATTGATGCACGACATACAGATTTAGCTATTGATAAAAATGTTGATGAGTTTTTGAATACAATTAAAAGAGGTGATCAACTTATTATTAATGCGTTTACCAAAATAGATAAATTAAAGAAAAATGATTTACAAAAGTTAAAAAGAGAAAATCCTGATGGTATTTTCATCTCAAACTTAAAAAAACAAGGGGTAATTGACCTTCAAAATAAAATTACGGAGTATTTGTTTGGAAATTAA
- the lptA gene encoding lipopolysaccharide transport periplasmic protein LptA has protein sequence MKILGSLLILSTFLLAQVQQLVIDAKNFEADDKKGISIFTGDVKIKMGKDKLNAQKVEIFFVNKKGSENKVPSKYIATGKVNFEIVTELKHYVGNGDKIIYSPIKQEYTVIGNGFLQEKNDDRKIYGDKIYVNQLSGEARVSGSDKKPVRFIINIERGSEE, from the coding sequence ATGAAGATCTTAGGGAGTCTATTAATATTATCAACATTTTTATTAGCTCAAGTACAACAACTTGTAATTGATGCAAAGAATTTTGAAGCAGATGATAAAAAGGGTATTTCTATCTTTACAGGTGATGTAAAAATAAAAATGGGTAAAGATAAGTTAAATGCACAGAAAGTTGAAATATTTTTTGTTAATAAAAAAGGTAGCGAAAATAAAGTTCCATCTAAATATATAGCAACTGGAAAAGTTAATTTTGAAATTGTTACAGAACTAAAACATTATGTGGGTAATGGTGATAAAATTATATATTCACCTATTAAACAAGAGTATACTGTAATAGGAAATGGTTTTTTACAAGAAAAAAATGATGATAGAAAAATCTACGGTGATAAAATTTATGTAAATCAACTTTCAGGTGAGGCTAGAGTTAGTGGTAGTGATAAAAAACCAGTTAGATTTATTATAAATATTGAACGTGGTTCAGAAGAATAA
- a CDS encoding LPS export ABC transporter periplasmic protein LptC, whose protein sequence is MDIRFFNYVLLILAISAYFIPVENIKKDDANKDIALVIFEKPLMHTLNEQNVSRTVSASHVIRYKTRDEMYNANILLRNNLKNKNFKIETLEAQVIIKKGDELNLRRDVKYKRDDFINLNTNSLDYNLKTKLAQNNVAYNGNYYNNYIKGTNLYLDGINSYMKSNNVHFEIEVKNK, encoded by the coding sequence ATGGATATAAGATTTTTTAATTATGTATTATTGATTTTGGCAATAAGTGCGTATTTTATTCCTGTTGAAAATATAAAAAAAGATGATGCAAATAAAGATATTGCTTTGGTAATATTTGAAAAGCCATTAATGCATACCTTAAATGAACAAAATGTTTCAAGAACTGTAAGTGCGAGTCATGTCATTAGATATAAAACAAGAGATGAAATGTATAATGCAAATATTCTTTTAAGAAATAATTTAAAAAATAAAAATTTTAAAATTGAAACTTTAGAAGCTCAAGTTATTATTAAAAAAGGTGATGAACTAAACTTAAGAAGAGATGTAAAATACAAAAGAGATGATTTTATAAATTTAAATACTAATTCATTAGATTATAATTTAAAAACTAAATTAGCTCAGAATAACGTAGCTTATAATGGTAATTATTATAACAATTATATTAAAGGTACAAATTTATATTTAGATGGTATAAATAGTTATATGAAATCAAATAATGTTCATTTTGAAATTGAAGTAAAAAATAAATAA
- a CDS encoding KdsC family phosphatase, whose amino-acid sequence MIELIVLDVDGTLTNGQITYSNSGDEIKSFDVADGLAISTWTKKLGKKAAIITGRNSLIVEKRAKDLKIEHLHQGVHNKDEVLQSILDKEGLAWNQVACIGDDLNDYRMLKKAAISFTPANGTRHLKDFVDVICKAKGGSGAVREMIEHICKEDSLEEEFLNAWI is encoded by the coding sequence ATGATTGAATTAATAGTATTAGATGTTGATGGTACTTTAACAAATGGACAAATCACATATTCAAATAGTGGTGATGAAATAAAATCATTTGATGTAGCTGATGGCTTAGCAATTAGTACATGGACAAAAAAACTTGGAAAGAAAGCTGCTATTATTACAGGAAGAAATTCTTTAATAGTTGAGAAACGTGCAAAAGATTTAAAAATTGAACATTTACATCAAGGTGTTCATAATAAAGATGAAGTACTTCAAAGCATTTTAGACAAAGAAGGTCTTGCTTGGAATCAAGTTGCATGTATTGGAGATGATTTAAATGATTATAGAATGCTTAAAAAAGCTGCAATTTCATTTACTCCTGCAAATGGTACAAGACATTTAAAAGATTTTGTAGATGTAATTTGTAAAGCTAAGGGTGGAAGTGGAGCTGTTCGTGAAATGATTGAACATATTTGTAAAGAGGATAGTTTAGAAGAGGAATTTTTAAACGCATGGATATAA
- the hisB gene encoding imidazoleglycerol-phosphate dehydratase HisB produces the protein MVEENRKTKETDIKCKLDIQGNGKSNINTGVGFFDHMLEALSKHSGIDIDLSCNGDLHIDAHHTVEDCGIVLGKALKSEIFPIHAVERYGNATVVMDEAAVTCALDLSNRPYLVYEVNVEGKVGEFDVELAEEFFHAVSGNAGLTVHIIQDRGRNKHHILEASFKAFAVALRRALVKNERLGIPSTKGIL, from the coding sequence ATGGTAGAAGAAAATAGAAAAACAAAAGAGACTGATATTAAGTGTAAATTAGATATTCAAGGTAATGGTAAATCTAATATTAATACAGGTGTAGGTTTTTTTGATCATATGCTTGAAGCATTATCAAAACATAGTGGAATTGATATTGATTTATCTTGTAATGGAGATTTACATATTGATGCACATCATACAGTTGAAGATTGTGGGATTGTTTTAGGAAAAGCTCTTAAAAGTGAAATATTTCCAATCCATGCAGTTGAACGATATGGAAATGCAACGGTTGTAATGGATGAAGCAGCGGTTACTTGTGCTTTAGATTTATCAAATAGACCTTATTTAGTTTATGAAGTGAATGTTGAGGGTAAAGTAGGTGAGTTTGATGTTGAACTTGCAGAAGAATTTTTTCATGCAGTATCTGGAAATGCTGGATTAACTGTACATATTATTCAAGATAGAGGAAGAAATAAACATCATATCTTAGAAGCTAGTTTTAAAGCATTTGCAGTTGCTTTAAGACGTGCATTAGTTAAAAATGAAAGATTAGGAATTCCTAGTACTAAAGGTATTTTATGA
- a CDS encoding septal ring lytic transglycosylase RlpA family protein produces MQYINKFLKYSLTSSFLIIVLLITGCSSKKGSVNTSDINRIYKSTSNNNIRNSKAMHRATLRPYSVFGERYYPFIANINDQFTGIASWYGPNFHAKKTSNGETYNMYDMTAAHKTLPMNTVLRVDNLENGKSVIVRVNDRGPFVDGRIIDLSNTAAHKIDMVRKGTARVKITVLGYNGEIQNYNAPVKQAHKEITKPKEITQVIKPMSPIKIEEKTIVYDNYNLQIGAFSKLNGAMITKRKYENMFNNQYKVDVVKVVSNNRFLHKVFIRGFNSRKQAEMFKDLNGLTSAIIIRK; encoded by the coding sequence TTGCAATATATAAATAAATTTCTTAAATATAGTTTAACAAGCAGTTTTTTAATAATTGTATTATTAATAACTGGTTGTTCTTCAAAAAAAGGAAGTGTAAATACTTCAGATATAAATAGAATATATAAAAGTACATCAAATAACAATATAAGAAATTCAAAAGCAATGCATAGAGCGACATTACGTCCTTACTCTGTATTTGGAGAAAGATATTATCCTTTTATTGCAAATATAAATGATCAATTTACAGGAATAGCATCATGGTATGGTCCAAACTTTCATGCTAAAAAAACTTCTAATGGTGAAACTTACAATATGTATGATATGACAGCTGCTCATAAAACACTTCCTATGAATACAGTATTGAGAGTTGATAATCTTGAAAATGGTAAGAGTGTTATTGTGAGAGTTAACGATAGAGGTCCTTTTGTTGATGGTAGAATTATTGATTTATCAAATACTGCAGCCCATAAAATTGATATGGTTAGAAAAGGTACAGCAAGGGTAAAAATAACAGTTTTAGGATATAATGGCGAAATACAGAATTATAATGCTCCTGTAAAACAAGCACATAAAGAAATTACAAAACCAAAAGAAATTACACAAGTTATAAAGCCCATGTCTCCTATAAAAATAGAAGAAAAAACTATCGTTTATGATAATTATAATTTACAAATAGGTGCTTTTAGTAAATTGAATGGTGCAATGATAACAAAAAGAAAATATGAAAATATGTTCAATAATCAATATAAAGTTGATGTTGTAAAAGTTGTCTCAAATAATAGGTTTTTACATAAAGTATTTATTAGAGGCTTTAATTCACGTAAGCAAGCAGAAATGTTTAAAGATTTAAATGGCTTAACTAGTGCAATTATAATTAGAAAATAG